In Bos javanicus breed banteng chromosome 2, ARS-OSU_banteng_1.0, whole genome shotgun sequence, the following proteins share a genomic window:
- the STK16 gene encoding serine/threonine-protein kinase 16 isoform X4: MGHALCICSRGTLTIDHKRYLFIHKLGEGDLKPTNILLGNEGQPVLMDLGSMNQACIHVEGSRQALALQDWAAQRCTISYRAPELFSVQSHCVIDERTDVWSLGCVLYAMMFGEGPYDMVFQKGDSVALAVQNQLSIPQSPRYSSALRQLLTSMMTVDPQQRPHIPLLLSQLEVLQPPARDEHTTHI; the protein is encoded by the exons ATGGGCCACGCGCTTTGCATCTGCTCTCGGGGAACTCTCACCATTGACCATAAGCGCTATCTCTTCATCCATAAACTGGGGGAGGG GGACCTGAAACCCACCAATATCTTGCTTGGCAACGAGGGGCAGCCGGTTCTAATGGACTTggggtccatgaatcaagcatGCATCCACGTGGAGGGCTCCCGCCAAGCTCTGGCCCTCCAG GACTGGGCAGCCCAGCGGTGCACCATCTCCTACCGGGCCCCGGAGCTCTTTTCCGTGCAAAGCCACTGTGTCATCGATGAGCGGACTGATGTCTGG TCCCTAGGTTGTGTGCTATATGCCATGATGTTTGGGGAAGGCCCTTACGACATGGTGTTCCAGAAGGGTGACAGCGTGGCCCTTGCAGTGCAGAACCAACTTAGCATCCCGCAGAGCCCCAG GTATTCTTCAGCCTTGCGGCAGCTGCTGACCTCAATGATGACCGTGGACCCCCAGCAGCGCCCTCACATTCCTCTGCTCCTGAGTCAGTTGGAGGTGCTGCAGCCCCCGGCTCGAGACGAGCACACTACCCACATCTGA
- the STK16 gene encoding serine/threonine-protein kinase 16 isoform X1, translating to MGHALCICSRGTLTIDHKRYLFIHKLGEGGFSFVDLVEGLHDGQFYALKRILCHEQQDQEEAQREADMHRLFHHPNILRLVAYCLRERGTKHEAWLLLPFFKRGTLWNEIEKLKDKGNFLTEEQIIRLLLGICRGLEAIHAKGYAHRDLKPTNILLGNEGQPVLMDLGSMNQACIHVEGSRQALALQDWAAQRCTISYRAPELFSVQSHCVIDERTDVWSLGCVLYAMMFGEGPYDMVFQKGDSVALAVQNQLSIPQSPRYSSALRQLLTSMMTVDPQQRPHIPLLLSQLEVLQPPARDEHTTHI from the exons ATGGGCCACGCGCTTTGCATCTGCTCTCGGGGAACTCTCACCATTGACCATAAGCGCTATCTCTTCATCCATAAACTGGGGGAGGG TGGGTTCAGCTTTGTGGACCTAGTGGAGGGGTTACATGATGGACAGTTCTACGCCCTGAAGCGAATCCTGTGTCATGAGCAGCAGGACCAGGAGGAGGCCCAACGAGAAGCAGACATGCATCGCCTCTTCCATCACCCCAACATCCTTCGCCTCGTTGCTTATTGTCTGAGAGAGCGAGGCACTAAACatgaggcctggctgctgctacCCTTCTTCAAG AGAGGTACGCTGTGGAATGAGATAGAAAAGCTGAAGGACAAAGGCAACTTCCTGACTGAAGAGCAAATCATTCGGCTGCTGCTGGGTATCTGCAGAGGCCTTGAGGCTATTCACGCCAAGGGTTATGCCCACAG GGACCTGAAACCCACCAATATCTTGCTTGGCAACGAGGGGCAGCCGGTTCTAATGGACTTggggtccatgaatcaagcatGCATCCACGTGGAGGGCTCCCGCCAAGCTCTGGCCCTCCAG GACTGGGCAGCCCAGCGGTGCACCATCTCCTACCGGGCCCCGGAGCTCTTTTCCGTGCAAAGCCACTGTGTCATCGATGAGCGGACTGATGTCTGG TCCCTAGGTTGTGTGCTATATGCCATGATGTTTGGGGAAGGCCCTTACGACATGGTGTTCCAGAAGGGTGACAGCGTGGCCCTTGCAGTGCAGAACCAACTTAGCATCCCGCAGAGCCCCAG GTATTCTTCAGCCTTGCGGCAGCTGCTGACCTCAATGATGACCGTGGACCCCCAGCAGCGCCCTCACATTCCTCTGCTCCTGAGTCAGTTGGAGGTGCTGCAGCCCCCGGCTCGAGACGAGCACACTACCCACATCTGA
- the STK16 gene encoding serine/threonine-protein kinase 16 isoform X3 — translation MGHALCICSRGTLTIDHKRYLFIHKLGEGGFSFVDLVEGLHDGQFYALKRILCHEQQDQEEAQREADMHRLFHHPNILRLVAYCLRERGTKHEAWLLLPFFKRGTLWNEIEKLKDKGNFLTEEQIIRLLLGICRGLEAIHAKGYAHRDLKPTNILLGNEGQPVLMDLGSMNQACIHVEGSRQALALQSLGCVLYAMMFGEGPYDMVFQKGDSVALAVQNQLSIPQSPRYSSALRQLLTSMMTVDPQQRPHIPLLLSQLEVLQPPARDEHTTHI, via the exons ATGGGCCACGCGCTTTGCATCTGCTCTCGGGGAACTCTCACCATTGACCATAAGCGCTATCTCTTCATCCATAAACTGGGGGAGGG TGGGTTCAGCTTTGTGGACCTAGTGGAGGGGTTACATGATGGACAGTTCTACGCCCTGAAGCGAATCCTGTGTCATGAGCAGCAGGACCAGGAGGAGGCCCAACGAGAAGCAGACATGCATCGCCTCTTCCATCACCCCAACATCCTTCGCCTCGTTGCTTATTGTCTGAGAGAGCGAGGCACTAAACatgaggcctggctgctgctacCCTTCTTCAAG AGAGGTACGCTGTGGAATGAGATAGAAAAGCTGAAGGACAAAGGCAACTTCCTGACTGAAGAGCAAATCATTCGGCTGCTGCTGGGTATCTGCAGAGGCCTTGAGGCTATTCACGCCAAGGGTTATGCCCACAG GGACCTGAAACCCACCAATATCTTGCTTGGCAACGAGGGGCAGCCGGTTCTAATGGACTTggggtccatgaatcaagcatGCATCCACGTGGAGGGCTCCCGCCAAGCTCTGGCCCTCCAG TCCCTAGGTTGTGTGCTATATGCCATGATGTTTGGGGAAGGCCCTTACGACATGGTGTTCCAGAAGGGTGACAGCGTGGCCCTTGCAGTGCAGAACCAACTTAGCATCCCGCAGAGCCCCAG GTATTCTTCAGCCTTGCGGCAGCTGCTGACCTCAATGATGACCGTGGACCCCCAGCAGCGCCCTCACATTCCTCTGCTCCTGAGTCAGTTGGAGGTGCTGCAGCCCCCGGCTCGAGACGAGCACACTACCCACATCTGA
- the STK16 gene encoding serine/threonine-protein kinase 16 isoform X2: MGDDLGPSLTPLAHSGFSFVDLVEGLHDGQFYALKRILCHEQQDQEEAQREADMHRLFHHPNILRLVAYCLRERGTKHEAWLLLPFFKRGTLWNEIEKLKDKGNFLTEEQIIRLLLGICRGLEAIHAKGYAHRDLKPTNILLGNEGQPVLMDLGSMNQACIHVEGSRQALALQDWAAQRCTISYRAPELFSVQSHCVIDERTDVWSLGCVLYAMMFGEGPYDMVFQKGDSVALAVQNQLSIPQSPRYSSALRQLLTSMMTVDPQQRPHIPLLLSQLEVLQPPARDEHTTHI; encoded by the exons ATGGGAGATGACCTTGGTCCTTCACTGACCCCTTTGGCCCACAGTGGGTTCAGCTTTGTGGACCTAGTGGAGGGGTTACATGATGGACAGTTCTACGCCCTGAAGCGAATCCTGTGTCATGAGCAGCAGGACCAGGAGGAGGCCCAACGAGAAGCAGACATGCATCGCCTCTTCCATCACCCCAACATCCTTCGCCTCGTTGCTTATTGTCTGAGAGAGCGAGGCACTAAACatgaggcctggctgctgctacCCTTCTTCAAG AGAGGTACGCTGTGGAATGAGATAGAAAAGCTGAAGGACAAAGGCAACTTCCTGACTGAAGAGCAAATCATTCGGCTGCTGCTGGGTATCTGCAGAGGCCTTGAGGCTATTCACGCCAAGGGTTATGCCCACAG GGACCTGAAACCCACCAATATCTTGCTTGGCAACGAGGGGCAGCCGGTTCTAATGGACTTggggtccatgaatcaagcatGCATCCACGTGGAGGGCTCCCGCCAAGCTCTGGCCCTCCAG GACTGGGCAGCCCAGCGGTGCACCATCTCCTACCGGGCCCCGGAGCTCTTTTCCGTGCAAAGCCACTGTGTCATCGATGAGCGGACTGATGTCTGG TCCCTAGGTTGTGTGCTATATGCCATGATGTTTGGGGAAGGCCCTTACGACATGGTGTTCCAGAAGGGTGACAGCGTGGCCCTTGCAGTGCAGAACCAACTTAGCATCCCGCAGAGCCCCAG GTATTCTTCAGCCTTGCGGCAGCTGCTGACCTCAATGATGACCGTGGACCCCCAGCAGCGCCCTCACATTCCTCTGCTCCTGAGTCAGTTGGAGGTGCTGCAGCCCCCGGCTCGAGACGAGCACACTACCCACATCTGA
- the TUBA4A gene encoding tubulin alpha-4A chain, whose translation MRECISVHVGQAGVQMGNACWELYCLEHGIQPDGQMPSDKTIGGGDDSFTTFFCETGAGKHVPRAVFVDLEPTVIDEIRNGPYRQLFHPEQLITGKEDAANNYARGHYTIGKEIIDPVLDRIRKLSDQCTGLQGFLVFHSFGGGTGSGFTSLLMERLSVDYGKKSKLEFSIYPAPQVSTAVVEPYNSILTTHTTLEHSDCAFMVDNEAIYDICRRNLDIERPTYTNLNRLISQIVSSITASLRFDGALNVDLTEFQTNLVPYPRIHFPLATYAPVISAEKAYHEQLSVAEITNACFEPANQMVKCDPRHGKYMACCLLYRGDVVPKDVNAAIAAIKTKRSIQFVDWCPTGFKVGINYQPPTVVPGGDLAKVQRAVCMLSNTTAIAEAWARLDHKFDLMYAKRAFVHWYVGEGMEEGEFSEAREDMAALEKDYEEVGIDSYEDEDEGEE comes from the exons ATG CGTGAATGCATCTCAGTCCATGTGGGGCAGGCAGGTGTCCAGATGGGCAATGCCTGCTGGGAGCTCTACTGTCTGGAACATGGAATTCAGCCGGATGGACAGATGCCCAGTGACAAGACCATCGGTGGAGGGGACGACTCCTTCACCACCTTCTTCTGTGAAACCGGTGCCGGAAAGCATGTGCCCCGGGCAGTTTTTGTGGATTTGGAGCCTACCGTAATTG ATGAGATCCGAAACGGCCCATACCGGCAACTCTTCCACCCCGAGCAGCTCATCACTGGGAAAGAGGATGCGGCAAACAACTATGCTCGTGGTCACTACACCATTGGCAAGGAAATCATTGACCCAGTCCTGGACCGGATCCGCAAGCTG tctgatcagtgcacaggACTTCAGGGCTTCCTGGTGTTCCACAGCTTTGGAGGGGGCACTGGCTCTGGCTTCACCTCACTGCTGATGGAGCGGCTCTCTGTTGACTATGGCAAGAAATCCAAGCTGGAGTTCTCCATCTACCCAGCCCCCCAGGTGTCCACAGCCGTGGTTGAGCCCTACAACTCCATCCTGACCACTCACACCACTCTGGAGCACTCAGATTGTGCCTTCATGGTGGACAACGAGGCCATCTATGATATCTGTCGCCGCAACCTGGACATCGAGCGTCCAACTTACACCAACCTCAACCGCCTCATCAGCCAGATCGTCTCCTCCATCACAGCCTCCCTGCGCTTTGACGGCGCCCTCAACGTGGACCTGACCGAGTTCCAGACCAACCTGGTGCCCTACCCTCGCATCCACTTCCCCCTGGCCACCTATGCACCAGTCATCTCTGCAGAGAAGGCCTACCACGAGCAGCTGTCGGTGGCAGAGATCACCAACGCCTGCTTCGAGCCTGCCAACCAGATGGTGAAGTGTGATCCCCGCCACGGCAAGTACATGGCCTGCTGCCTGCTGTACCGTGGAGATGTGGTGCCCAAGGACGTCAACGCTGCCATTGCTGCCATCAAGACCAAGCGCAGTATTCAGTTCGTGGACTGGTGCCCCACGGGCTTCAAGGTCGGTATCAACTACCAGCCCCCCACTGTGGTGCCCGGGGGAGACCTGGCCAAGGTGCAGCGTGCCGTGTGCATGCTGAGCAACACGACCGCCATCGCTGAGGCCTGGGCCCGCCTGGACCACAAGTTCGACCTGATGTATGCCAAGAGGGCGTTTGTGCACTGGTACGTGGGCGAGGGCATGGAGGAGGGTGAGTTCTCCGAGGCCCGGGAGGATAtggctgccctggagaaggattACGAGGAAGTGGGCATCGACTCCTATGAGGATGAGGATGAGGGAGAAGAATAG
- the LOC133229230 gene encoding tubulin alpha-1D chain isoform X1, which yields MRECISVHVGQAGVQIGNACWELYCLEHGIQPDGQMPSDKTIGGGDDSFNTFFSETGAGKHVPRAVFVDLEPTVIDEVRTGTYRQLFHPEQLITGKEDAANNYARGHYTIGKELIDLVLDRIRKLADQCTGLQGFLIFHSFGGGTGSGFTSLLMERLSVDYGKKSKLEFSIYPAPQVSTAVVEPYNSILTTHTTLEHSDCAFMVDNEAIYDICRRNLDIERPTYTNLNRLIGQIVSSITASLRFDGALNVDLTEFQTNLVPYPRIHFPLATYAPVISAEKAYHEQLSVAEITNACFEPANQMVKCDPRHGKYMACCLLYRGDVVPKDVNAAIATIKTKRTIQFVDWCPTGFKVGINYQPPTVVPGGDLAKVQRAVCMLSNTTAIAEAWARLDHKFDLMYAKRAFVHWYVGEGMEEGEFSEAREDMAALEKDYEEVGMDSVEGEGEEEEGDEY from the exons ATG CGTGAGTGCATCTCAGTCCACGTGGGGCAGGCCGGCGTGCAGATTGGCAATGCCTGCTGGGAGCTCTACTGCTTGGAACATGGGATCCAACCAGATGGGCAGATGCCCAGTGACAAGACCATCGGGGGAGGGGACGACTCCTTCAACACCTTCTTTAGTGAAACTGGGGCTGGAAAACATGTGCCGAGGGCGGTGTTTGTGGATCTGGAGCCCACTGTGATCG ATGAGGTTCGGACGGGCACGTACCGCCAGCTCTTCCATCCAGAGCAGCTCATCACTGGCAAAGAGGACGCTGCCAATAACTATGCCCGAGGCCACTACACCATCGGAAAAGAGCTCATTGACCTGGTGCTGGACCGGATTCGGAAGCTG GCTGACCAGTGCACGGGACTCCAAGGGTTCCTCATCTTCCACAGCTTTGGAGGGGGCACTGGCTCTGGCTTCACCTCACTGCTGATGGAGCGGCTCTCTGTTGACTATGGCAAGAAATCCAAGCTGGAGTTCTCCATCTACCCAGCCCCCCAGGTGTCCACGGCCGTGGTTGAGCCCTACAACTCCATCCTGACCACCCACACCACCCTGGAGCACTCAGATTGTGCCTTCATGGTGGACAACGAGGCCATCTATGACATCTGTCGCCGCAACCTGGACATCGAGCGTCCAACTTACACCAACCTCAACCGCCTCATCGGCCAGATTGTCTCCTCCATCACAGCCTCCCTGCGCTTTGACGGTGCCCTCAACGTGGACCTGACTGAGTTCCAGACCAACCTGGTGCCCTACCCTCGCATCCACTTCCCCCTGGCCACCTATGCACCAGTCATCTCTGCAGAGAAGGCCTACCATGAGCAGCTGTCGGTGGCAGAGATCACCAACGCCTGCTTCGAGCCTGCCAACCAGATGGTGAAGTGTGATCCCCGCCACGGCAAGTACATGGCCTGCTGTCTGCTGTACCGTGGAGATGTGGTGCCCAAGGACGTCAACGCCGCAATTGCTACCATCAAGACCAAGCGTACAATCCAGTTTGTGGACTGGTGCCCCACGGGCTTCAAGGTCGGTATCAACTACCAGCCCCCAACTGTGGTGCCTGGGGGAGACCTGGCCAAGGTGCAGCGTGCCGTGTGCATGCTGAGCAACACAACCGCCATCGCTGAGGCCTGGGCCCGCCTGGACCACAAGTTCGACCTGATGTATGCCAAGAGGGCGTTTGTGCACTGGTACGTGGGTGAGGGCATGGAGGAGGGTGAGTTCTCCGAGGCCCGGGAGGACAtggctgccctggagaaggattATGAGGAGGTGGGCATGGATAgtgtggagggggagggagaagaggaggagggggatgaATACTAG
- the LOC133229230 gene encoding tubulin alpha-1D chain isoform X2 → MERLSVDYGKKSKLEFSIYPAPQVSTAVVEPYNSILTTHTTLEHSDCAFMVDNEAIYDICRRNLDIERPTYTNLNRLIGQIVSSITASLRFDGALNVDLTEFQTNLVPYPRIHFPLATYAPVISAEKAYHEQLSVAEITNACFEPANQMVKCDPRHGKYMACCLLYRGDVVPKDVNAAIATIKTKRTIQFVDWCPTGFKVGINYQPPTVVPGGDLAKVQRAVCMLSNTTAIAEAWARLDHKFDLMYAKRAFVHWYVGEGMEEGEFSEAREDMAALEKDYEEVGMDSVEGEGEEEEGDEY, encoded by the coding sequence ATGGAGCGGCTCTCTGTTGACTATGGCAAGAAATCCAAGCTGGAGTTCTCCATCTACCCAGCCCCCCAGGTGTCCACGGCCGTGGTTGAGCCCTACAACTCCATCCTGACCACCCACACCACCCTGGAGCACTCAGATTGTGCCTTCATGGTGGACAACGAGGCCATCTATGACATCTGTCGCCGCAACCTGGACATCGAGCGTCCAACTTACACCAACCTCAACCGCCTCATCGGCCAGATTGTCTCCTCCATCACAGCCTCCCTGCGCTTTGACGGTGCCCTCAACGTGGACCTGACTGAGTTCCAGACCAACCTGGTGCCCTACCCTCGCATCCACTTCCCCCTGGCCACCTATGCACCAGTCATCTCTGCAGAGAAGGCCTACCATGAGCAGCTGTCGGTGGCAGAGATCACCAACGCCTGCTTCGAGCCTGCCAACCAGATGGTGAAGTGTGATCCCCGCCACGGCAAGTACATGGCCTGCTGTCTGCTGTACCGTGGAGATGTGGTGCCCAAGGACGTCAACGCCGCAATTGCTACCATCAAGACCAAGCGTACAATCCAGTTTGTGGACTGGTGCCCCACGGGCTTCAAGGTCGGTATCAACTACCAGCCCCCAACTGTGGTGCCTGGGGGAGACCTGGCCAAGGTGCAGCGTGCCGTGTGCATGCTGAGCAACACAACCGCCATCGCTGAGGCCTGGGCCCGCCTGGACCACAAGTTCGACCTGATGTATGCCAAGAGGGCGTTTGTGCACTGGTACGTGGGTGAGGGCATGGAGGAGGGTGAGTTCTCCGAGGCCCGGGAGGACAtggctgccctggagaaggattATGAGGAGGTGGGCATGGATAgtgtggagggggagggagaagaggaggagggggatgaATACTAG
- the LOC133256192 gene encoding uncharacterized protein LOC133256192, whose protein sequence is MATQKTPSGSLIGPGRRVPPAISGLRAGAPYRSPQTPRAPQPNRGPPPAPPPPGVPGLLQRPAPAPLREPSGTGCPARGCCVGRGRPSCARKRASAARKLLETQRRPARPVTWGVDWGPCCCRGCREMEAEPAILGLHQNNVIPRWDLGDSGRFHSSVTHSPTNKPPSPWPLCGLPTDRLGDSGKIATSRAHRLPSGPKSSPFFRSLLQPHRQKRPPNFPECCQDVKRRLWPSP, encoded by the exons ATGGCAACTC AGAAG ACTCCCTCCGGCAGCCTTATCGGCCCTGGCAGGCGGGTGCCACCGGCTATCTCGGGACTCAGAGCCGGGGCGCCCTATCGCAGCCCGCAAACGCCAAGGGCCCCCCAGCCTAACCGGGGCCCCCCGCCCGCACCTCCTCCGCCAGGAGTTCCTGGCCTCCTGCagcgccccgcccctgcccccctcCGGGAACCGTCTGGCACCGGCTGCCCGGCTCGCGGCTGCTGCGTAGGACGCGGCCGGCCCAGCTGTGCGCGCAAGCGTGCGTCAGCGGCACGGAAACTACTAGAGACCCAGAGGAGGCCGGCTCGGCCTGTCACCTGGGGGGTGGACTGGGGGCCGTGCTGCTGCAGGGGCTGCCGGGAGATGGAGGCGGAGCCGGCTATTTTGGGCTTGCACCAGAACAACGTCATCCCCAGATGGGACCTGGGAGACAGCGGCAGGTTCCATTCAAGCGTGACGCATTCGCCAACAAACAAGCCTCCCAGTCCCTGGCCCCTCTGTGGCCTTCCTACAGACAGGCTCGGTGACTCGGGGAAAATTGCCACCTCAAGGGCCCACAGACTCCCCTCGGGGCCTAAATCCTCCCCTTTCTTCAGATCCCTGCTCCAGCCCCATCGTCAAAAGAGGCCGCCCAATTTTCCTGA ATGCTGCCAGGATGTAAAAAGAAGACTGTGGCCCAGTCCCTAA